From bacterium:
AGTTATATAAAATTTTTGAAGAGCAGGTCGTCAGAATCCCGCGAGTGCTCATATTGTCTTTAATAGCGCCGGGAACACCCGCAAGCGCACCAAGTTTCTCACCACGAGCTATCGCCTCGTCCACGGCCTTTGCCTGCTCAAGAGTCAGTTCGGAAGTGGTGGTGACGTATGACTTCACCTTGTCATCAACACAGCCTATCCGCTGGATATAGCTCTCAGCTGCCTCGACGGCGCTGACCTGCTTCTTTGCGATCAGGTCGGCTATCTCATGCGCAGTCAGTTCATATAATTTATCCGCCATTGTTATGTCTCCACCACCCTCGGCACCACGAAGCAGTTTTCCGCCACCTGAGGACCGTTCGATACGACATCCTGAGCGGAAAGCGATGGTCTGACCTCATCCTTGCGGAAAACATTTGAGACGGGGATGACGTGTGAGGTCGGTTCGACATCGTCGGTGTTGATTTCCTGCAGTGTCTGGAAATTTTCCAGCAGGCGGTTTATATGTCCTGTGAGCTTGTCCTTTTCTTCTTCCGAAAGCTCCAGCCGGGAGAGATAAGCGACGCTCTCTATGTCTTTTTTTGTGAGCTGCAAACCAAATCTCCTAGTTTGAATATGCTTGCCTAATTATAGCATCGTGCCGAACAGCTAACAAGTTGTTTGTTCATCCTTAAGTGCTCGCACTTTGTGAGAAAAAATATGTGCCCCAGCATCCTGAGCTTTGTCGAAGGGTGCGGATAAGTGTAATCAGAGGTGAAAATTTACCCGCATGCTTCGACGATGCTCAGCATGTTCACTTTTACTTGCAATTTGTGAGCTGTTACGTTCATCCGTATAGGCTCGGCGGGAGCCTCGCCCTCCCATCAGGCTAGAAAAACTTCTTCGCGATGCTTAGAATGCCTTGGCTCCATGGCACACGGTGAGATATGCCGCTGGTATTTTCAAAACTGTTCAAGTTGTCCAGATACCACTTGTAGTTGCGGATGAGGGCATCTTTATTGGAATACTTGGGCGAGAACCCGAGTGTGTTTTGCGCTTTCTCTATGGAGACAAAAGAATCGGTCGAGGCAGTATCATAGACCCATTTGTATAACGGCGAAAGCTTGAGTTTTTCCAGCAGCTTAAGGATTGCCACAGCCGGACCTGCAGGGAAACACTTGATCTGCTTGCCGAAACCGGCGCAGTCGAGCACTGCCTGGAAGTCTGCTTTCATCGTCTCATACTCAGCCGCTCCGATGTTGAATACATCATTGACCTGTTCGCAAGGCAGAGTCAAGCTCGCCCATATTGCATCGCAAAGGTCCTCCACATCCAAAAGCTGATATCTGTTCTTGCCATCTCCCAGCAGTGGAAAGCCCCTGCCGTCCTTCGCCCAATCATATAGCAGCGCGAACACACCAAGACGCTCTGGACCAATAAACGACTTGGGACGGATTATCGGCACGCACATCTCCCTGCTGCGATATTCGCCACACACAGCTTCGGCCTCTATCTTGGCCTGACCATAGTCTCCCACACCGATAAGCTGGTCATTCTCGTAGATGGGATGATGGTCCGGGACGCCGTAGACAGCCGTGGACGATATCTGAACCACCCGCTCAACACCCAGCTTCGATGCAGCTTCCAGTACATTTCTTGTGCCGTCTATGTCGGTGGAATATATATCCTCTTTGCTATACAGAGGCAGAGCGGCTGCGCAGTGAACGACATGTGTGCAGCTCTTCATCGTCAGCTCGACCATATCGCTCTTGCGTATATCATCGAGTATCCATGTAATCTGATCCGCCTCGGGATAATCAAACGGGGCAATATCATAGGAT
This genomic window contains:
- a CDS encoding NAD(P)-dependent oxidoreductase, coding for MKVFVTGGSGFLGINLIRYLLRNNCEVVSYDIAPFDYPEADQITWILDDIRKSDMVELTMKSCTHVVHCAAALPLYSKEDIYSTDIDGTRNVLEAASKLGVERVVQISSTAVYGVPDHHPIYENDQLIGVGDYGQAKIEAEAVCGEYRSREMCVPIIRPKSFIGPERLGVFALLYDWAKDGRGFPLLGDGKNRYQLLDVEDLCDAIWASLTLPCEQVNDVFNIGAAEYETMKADFQAVLDCAGFGKQIKCFPAGPAVAILKLLEKLKLSPLYKWVYDTASTDSFVSIEKAQNTLGFSPKYSNKDALIRNYKWYLDNLNSFENTSGISHRVPWSQGILSIAKKFF
- the gatC gene encoding Asp-tRNA(Asn)/Glu-tRNA(Gln) amidotransferase subunit GatC; translation: MQLTKKDIESVAYLSRLELSEEEKDKLTGHINRLLENFQTLQEINTDDVEPTSHVIPVSNVFRKDEVRPSLSAQDVVSNGPQVAENCFVVPRVVET